In Bacillota bacterium, the following proteins share a genomic window:
- a CDS encoding stage III sporulation protein AD has protein sequence MEIIPILGVAIASTLLILIVRQEQPELALLLSLTVGALIFLFAVT, from the coding sequence ATGGAGATAATACCGATTTTGGGCGTAGCCATAGCTTCCACTTTACTTATTTTGATTGTACGCCAGGAACAGCCGGAGTTGGCCCTACTCTTAAGTCTGACAGTAGGAGCACTGATTTTTTTGTTTGCTGTTAC